One genomic segment of Panicum virgatum strain AP13 chromosome 2N, P.virgatum_v5, whole genome shotgun sequence includes these proteins:
- the LOC120659020 gene encoding peroxidase 2-like — MANLALPLITLLALLGSVACQGLSVGYYMYSCANAESIVREAVKSAIASNNGTGAGLIRLFFHDCFVEGCDASVLLNTTGSAQPTERACAPNLSLRGFDVIDAAKAELEDACPGVVSCADIVAFAGRDATYFLSGKAVDFDMPAGRYDGRVSLDSAALANLPPPFASLQELKDMFAAKGLDTEDMVTLSGAHTVGRSHCSSFSDRLPPNASDMDPAFAAELQANCTSPTGADNTVPQDFETPNVLDSQYYRNVLNHEVLFGSDAALLASNQTAGMVRDNAFTPGLWEAKFKAAMVKMGRAGVKTSTDGEIRKKCWMVN; from the exons ATGGCCAACCTTGCGCTCCCATTAATAACCTTGCTCGCGCTCCTGGGGTCCGTGGCGTGCCA AGGGCTTAGTGTCGGCTACTACATGTACTCGTGCGCCAACGCGGAAAGCATCGTCAGGGAGGCCGTGAAGAGTGCCATAGCCAGTAACAATGGCACGGGCGCCGGCCTCATCCGTTTGTtcttccacgactgcttcgtTGAG GGATGCGATGCTTCTGTTCTCCTCAACACGACCGGCTCCGCCCAACCCACGGAGAGGGCCTGCGCGCCCAACCTGAGCCTGCGCGGCTTCGATGTGATCGACGCGGCCAAGGCGGAGCTCGAGGATGCCTGCCCCGGCGTCGTCTCGTGCGCGGACATCGTCGCCTTCGCCGGCCGCGACGCCACCTACTTCCTCAGCGGCAAGGCGGTCGACTTCGACATGCCAGCGGGGCGCTACGACGGCCGCGTGTCGCTCGACAGCGCGGCCCTCGCCAacctgccgccgccgttcgccaGCCTGCAGGAGCTCAAGGACATGTTCGCCGCCAAGGGGCTCGACACCGAGGACATGGTCACGCTCTCCGGCGCGCACACCGTCGGCCGCTCCCACTGCTCGTCCTTCTCCGACCGCCTCCCGCCCAACGCCTCGGACATGGACCCGGCGTTCGCCGCCGAGCTCCAGGCTAACTGCACGTCGCCGACCGGCGCAGACAACACGGTGCCGCAGGACTTCGAGACCCCCAACGTCCTGGACAGCCAGTACTACAGGAACGTGCTCAACCACGAGGTGCTGTTCGGGTCGGACGCCGCGCTGCTGGCGTCGAACCAGACGGCGGGCATGGTGAGAGACAACGCGTTCACGCCGGGGCTGTGGGAGGCCAAGTTCAAGGCGGCGATGGTGAAGATGGGCCGCGCCGGAGTCAAGACCAGCACCGACGGCGAGATCAGAAAGAAGTGCTGGATGGTCAACTAA